The genomic region GGAAGCCGTGTCGCACGACGGTCATGGCGCCCCGTCCCGTTCCCGGTTCAGCGCGTGGGCCTCCTCGGTGATGTCGATACCGACGGGGCACCAGACGATGCAACGCCCGCAGCCGACACATCCGGAGCTGCCGAACTGGTCGAACCAGGTGCCGAGTTTGTGGGTGGCCCACTGCCGGTAGCGGCTGCGCGAGCTGTCCCGGACCGGGCCCGCCTGGAGGTGCGAGAAGTCCAGGTCGAAGCAGGACTCCCAGTGCCGCCAGCGCTCGGCGTGGTCACCCGTCAGGTCGGTGACGTCCTCGGTGCTGGTGCAGAAGCAGGTCGGGCACACCATCGTGCAGTTTCCGCAGGTCAGGCAGCGGGCCGCCACGTCGTCCCAGCGCTCGGCCGTGAGGGTCTCACGCATCAGGAGCTGCAGGTCCACCAGCGGCATGCTGCGGCCCATCCGGTCCGCCGCCTCGGCGACCCGCTCACGCGCGGCGGTCCGGGTGGCGGTGTCGGCGGCGCGGCGCGGCAGCTCCGCCAGGACCGACTCCCCCTGCTCGCTCCCGGCCCGGACAAGGAAGCGGTGGCCTTCGGCGTCGAGCACCTCGGTCAGCGCCAGGTCGTAGCCGGGCCCCACGGCCGGACCGGTCCCCATCGACGTGCAGAAGCAGGTGGCGCCCGGTTCGGTGCACTCCACCGCCACCAGGAAGGCCCGCTCGCGGCGCCCCCGGTAGGCCGGGTCGGTGTACGTCCCGCCGGTCAGCACCCGGTCCTGGATCGCGATGGCCCGCAGGTCGCAGGGGCGCACTCCGAGGAACGCGTACGACGGCTGCGGTGTCCGGTCCTGCGTCACCGTCAGCTGACCGTCAGCCCCTCGGTCGGCCGTCCACTGCCGCTCGCGCGGCGGGTGCAGGAAGGTCTTCCAGGACTGCGGGCCCGCGCTGTGCGCGAACGCGGCGCCGTCCTCGCGCGCCCGCAGCCGGTACAGGCCGGCCTCCAGCTCGACGCCCCAGCCGTACGGGAGTTCGTCGCCACCGGAGATCTCGGCGAGGACGATCGCACCGTCGCGGACCGTCGGTCCCACGACCGTGCGGCCCCGGCCCACGAGAACCGCAATCAGCGCGTCCAGCCCGTCCTTGTCGATGACCGCCGAGCCGTCCGCCACCGTCCACCTCCCGCGCCGATGCTGCCGCCCCGCCCAGTATGGACACCGGCCTGCCACCGGACCTGGGACGGCAGTGCCGATGTGCTCCAGGTGGCCGCGCCGTTGCCCCGTACGGACCACGCCGGGCCCCACCGGCGACTGACGAGCACCACGGAAGGGGAGGGCGACCCGCATGAAACTCACCGCGCGGAGCGTCGTCATCGGTGTCGGCAACGAGTACCGCCACGACGACGGGGTGGGCTGGGCCGTGGTGGCCCGGCTCGCGGAACGCGCCGAGCAGCGACCGCTCCCCCTCGGGACCGTCCTACGGGTGTGCGACGGTGACCCTGCCCGACTGATCACCCTGTGGGAGGCCACCGACCTCGCCATCGTGGTTGACGCGGCACACGCACACCCCGGGCATCCCGGCCGGGTGCACCGCCTGGACCTGGATGGCAGACAACTGCCCACCTCCGGCGGCCCGACGAGTTCCCACGGCCTCGGACTCGGTGAAGCCGTCGAACTGGCCCGCGCGCTGGACCGCCTGCCAAGGCGGCTCGTCGTCTACGCCATCGAGGGAACGGACAGCAGCCTCGGGACCGGACTGTCGGCAGCCGTCGCAGCCGCCGTGGAACCCCTCACCGAGCGGATCGCCGAGGATCTCCGCACGGTCCCCGCGATCACCGACAGGTTGCGGACGACACGTTGAACGGATCGCAGCTGGGAGCATTCCGCCGCGCCGCCGCCTGCCTCTTCGTCTCGTCCACGCGGTACCGCCGGTAACCGGTGAGGCGCTCGGCATCCACGAAACGACCCGTCACCGGGCACTGCTGCGGCGCGGCGAGCAGGCACTGGACACAGCCGCCGCCCTCGCCCGCCGACCGGGACCACCTCGCGGCGGGCGTCGCGAGTGCTCCCGACACTCGTGCCAGGCCGGTGGCCGCCGAAGCATGATGATCGGCGTGCGCGGCTCGCTACCTCGTGAGCACGATAGAAGCCCGGACCCATCGCTCTGAGCAGCGACCCGGCATGGAGGCGCGCAGTGGGCGAACGTGTGATCACCGGATTCGATGGATCGGACCCGAGCCGAGCGGCCGTCGAGTGGGCCGCGCGGGAGGCATCCCGGCTCGAGCTTCCGCTGGAGGTTCTCCAGGCATGGCCCTGGGGGCCGAGCAGGCCGCTGGGCACCGGGCAGGCCGAGCGCTGGGGGCGTGAGCAACTGGCCGCGCAGGCGGACACGATCCGGTCCCGCTTCCCCGGACTGGAGGTGCGCGCGACACACGTGCCGGACGACGCGGTCGCGGTGCTGAAGGCCGCCTCCGACCGAGCCGCGATCCTGGTGCTCGGCTCGCGCAGGCTCAGCGCACTGCGCGGCTTCCTGGTCGGTTCGGTGAGCCAACAGGTCCTCGGCCACGCCACCTGCCCGGTCGTCCTGGTGCGTGCGCCGTCCGACCTGACGGACGGGCCGAGTTCGGACGGCAGCGCGGAGCAGGGCCTGGTCGTGGGCCTGGACCTCGCGCACCCGTGCCAGGAGGTCCTGGCCTTCGCCTTCGAAATAGCCGCCCGGCGTGGAGTTTCGCTGACCGTGGTGCACGCGTGGGGTCCGCCCGCCGGGACCGAGTACATGCACTTCGGCGCGATCGGCGGCCTCGAGGACGAACTGGCCGAGCCCGAACGGCAGGCACTGGAGGAGGCGGTGATGCCCTGGCTGGAGCGCTACCCCGACCTGCCAACGGAGACCGCGTTGCTGCGCGGCCACGCCGGACTCACCCTGGTTGACGCCGCGGCGACGGCCGAACTGCTGGTGATCGGCGCCCGCCACCGTCGCAGCCCCGTGGGGGCACACCTCGGACCAGTGGCGCACGCGGTGATCCACCACGTGGGCTGCCCGGTCGCGGTCGTACCGCACCACTGAGGCGGACCGGGCACCAGTCGATCGACAGCGGGGACCTCTAGAGCGCGAGCATCGCTGCGGCGACCTCCTCGGCGGCCGCGTCGGGGATCGCGGTCGCGGCCTGTTCGAGCACCAGCAGTCGTGCACCGGGGATCTCGCGCGCGAGCGCCTCGCCGTTGCCGACCGGGAAGAACCGGTTGTGACGGCCGTGCAGCACGAGCGTCGGCAGTGCGAGCTCGGGCAGGCGCTCACGCCAGCGCGGCGTGCAGTCGAGTTTGGCGAACACCATGCCCATCTGGTTGGCCAGTTGGAGCGCGGGATCCGTGCTCGGCGTGCGGTCGAAGACGCGCTCGGCGGTGGCGCGTGCCGTAGTGGGATCGTCGCCGAGGATCTCCGCTCTGGCGGCGGCGAACTCCGCGACGGCGGCGCGATCGGACCAGTCGGGCATCGGGAGCGCGAACCGTCGCTCCATGGCCGCCTTGTCGTGGTCGGGCAGATCGTCGTCGACCGGGCCGGGGGCGACGGGCCGCGTCCCGGCGAGGGTGAGCGCCGAGAACACGTCCGGATGGTCGAGCGCGGCGACCTGGGCGACCATCCCGCCGACGCCGATGCCCGCCAGGTGCGCCGGCCGGTCGGCCAGTCCGCGGGCGAGCGCGGCCGCGTCGGCGGCGAGATCCCGGAGCGTGTACGCGGGCGCCTCGGGGTCGACGGTGGTCGAAGCGCCGCAGTCGCGCAGGTCGTAGCGCACGACGTGACGTCCGCCGCGCGCGAGCGACTCGCAGAGCGCGTCGGGCCACGACAGCATGGTCGTGCCGCCCGCGAGCAGCACGAGGGGCGAGGCCGCATCGCCGAAGTGCTCGACCCCGAGCGTGATGCCTTCGGGTGTGCGGAACGTACGGACCGTCGAGTGCATCGTCAACCTCCCGGGCAGGTGCGTGACCGTGGCCACGCTACCCCGCACCGGCGACACCGCCCCACGACCGGCGGCGCTACACACTCAGCTGCGAAGATCTCGACATCAAGCGCAGCGACGCTACTGCAGCGTCAGATGACGCCAGGTCAACGCGCCTCGCAGGCTCCCTGTCCGGCGGCGCTTGAGCCTCTACTCTCGTGGCGTGGACTTTTCCGGACCGCCCCGGCAGCCAGACTGACCGGGACAGCGCTTCAACCGCCGGTGCGCCGCCTGTCGGCTGTTTCGGGGGTTGACCATCTGTCACACGGACTGGAGGTTGGAGACACCGGGATGAATCGGCTGCCAGAGCTTGACGACCTTCCGACCCGCAAGAGGCGCCGTCTTGTGCTGCGCGCACTGCTGAGACCGACCCTGACCGCCACCGCCCTCGTAACCGCGTACTACGTGCTGCCGTTGGACAACGCCTTCAGCGTCGGTACGGCGGTCAAGCTGGTCCTCGGCCTGCTCGCGGTGGCCGTACTCTTCGCCTGGCAGACGCGCTCGATCGCCCAGTCCCAGTACCCGCGACTGAAGGCCGCCGAGGCGCTGGCGGTCACCTTCCCGTTGTTCATCCTCCTGTTCGCGACAACCTACTTCCTCATGGCGGGAAGCCAATCCGCTTCCTTCACCGAGCCCCTGACCCGAACAGATGCCGTCTACTTCACGGTCACGGTGTTCTCCACCGTGGGCTTCGGTGACATCGCGCCCAAAACAGAGCCGGCAAGACTCACGGTGGTGCTGCAGATGCTCGGAAACCTGGTGCTGGTCGGTTTCGCCGCCCACGTCCTCATCGGCGCCGTCAATGCGGGCCTCGACCGGCGCAAGCGCCAAGGACAACTCGGCTGAAGCGGCGCGCCCATCCACCGGGCGTTCAGTCCATACTCCGGCCCCGGGCTGCGAGCGGGCTCCGCCGATCGGGTGGGGCCGGTGCGCGCCGCGTCGTGCGCGGGCCACTTGGCGCGCCGTCAGGTGCCGTGCCGGTTACGGTGACCGAACCGGAGCGCGTGGATGGGCCGAGCGCGTGGATGGGCCGAGCGGTCCTTCAGCGGGCCGAGCGGACAGGTACAGGGACAAGGACAGGTGAGCCGATGTCGGGCGGGACGGTGGCGGCAGCGGAACGGCGGGCCCGCGTGCTGGCAAGGATCGCCCTGCTGTGCGCGGCCGCTGCCGTGGTCACGGTGTTGCTCACCGGGCCGCACGGGCTGGTGGTGCTGCTGGCCGGCCTGGCCGGGCTGGCGGTGATGGCGGTCGGCGGCTGGTGGGCGTTGGCTCACCATGGACTGCCGCGCGTCGTCGGCGCGGTCCTGGCCGTGGCCGCACCGGTGGGCGTGATCGTGCTGGCGGTCGCGCACCACGTGCTGCTGATCGTGCTGCTGGCGTTGGCGCTGTGGCTCGGCGGCTTGACCTGCGCCCGGTCCGCGCTGCGGGCGGCCCGGCCACCGAAGCCGATGCCGACCCGAGAGGCGCCGGCGCCACGCCGACCCGTGCTGATCATGAACCCGAAGTCCGGCGGTGGGAAGGTCCAGCGCTTCGAGCTGGTCCGGCGCGCCGAGGAGTTGGGCGCGCGCGTGGTGCTGCTGGACACGTCCGTACAGCAGGACGTCGCCGCGCTCGCCCGCCAGGCGGTCGCCGAAGGCGCCGACCTGCTCGGCGTCGCCGGTGGCGACGGCACGCAGGCGTTGGTGGCGCAGGTCGCGGCCGAGCACGGCCTGCCGTTCCTGGTGATCTCCGCCGGGACGCGCAACCACTTCGCCCTGGACCTCGGCCTGGACCGCACCGACCCTTCGACCTGTCTGGACGCGCTGCGCGACGGCGTCGAACTGCGCGTCGACCTCGGCCGGGTGGCGGGCCGGCCCTTCGTCAACACCGTCTCCTTCGGGGCCTACGCGCAGATCGTCCAGAGCCCGCAGTATCGCGATGCCAAGGCGACCACCGTCCTGGACCAACTGCCCGAGCTGCTGCTCGGCGAAGGCGGCCCGCGGCTGACCGTCGAAGCGGGGGAACACCGCCTCGACGCTCCGCAGGCACTGCTGGTCAGCAACAACCCCTACGCCGCGCCGGATCCGCTCAGCCTCGGCCACCGCCCCCGGCTGGACAAGGGCGTCCTCGGTGTCCTCGGCGTGCGCGTCGAAGGTCCCGCGCAGGCCGCCGAGCTGGCGCTGCGCCGCGCGCGGGCGGGCGGGATCTCGACGCTGACGGCCCGCCAGGTCACCGTCAACGCCGCCGCGCCCGAGATCCCGGTGGCGGTCGACGGCGAGGCGCTGAGCCTGCCGACCCCGGTCCAGTGCTCCCTCGCGGCCCGAGCACTCCGCGTCCGCGTGCCCCGCGACCGCCCCGGCGCGGACCCGCTGAAGCAGGACCGCACTCGGCCCCTGGACTGGCGGGACGTGGTCGGCCTCGCGCTCCCTTCGCGCTTGGGCGGCGGCGCGCAGCCCGGCACGCGACCGAGTTCCGCCGAGCACGCCCGCACCGAAGGGAGTAACGCGCGTGAACGACGCCGTCCTGCATGACCTGGCCGCTCTCGACGGTGCTCTCTACGCTGCTGTCGCCGCGACAGAAACCCCTGCGCTCGACAGGAGCCTGCGGCTGCTCTCCGCCGCCGCCGATCACTCGAAGATCAACCTCTCGGTCACGGCGGCGCTGATGCTGATCCCGGGACCGTGCCGGCGCGCTGGGTTGGTGGGCGCGGCCTCGGTCGGCCTCGCCTCGTTCACCGCGAACCTGGTCGGCAAGCGGCTGGCCCGCCGTCCGCGCCCGGACCGGGAGGCCTCGCGGGTGCCCGTGAACCGGCATGTGCCGATGCCGACCTCGCCGTCGTTCCCCTCCGGGCACACCGCCTCCGCCTTCGCGCTGGCCACCGCCGTCGGCACCGTACTGCCTGTCGCCACGGCACCGCTCGGGTTGCTGGCCTGCGCCGTCGGCTACTCCCGGATCCACACGGGCGTGCACTATCCCGGCGACATCGTCGCCGGGGCAGTGCTGGGCAGCAGTTGTGCGACCGTCGTGCTCGCCCTCGGCCGGCATCTCGCCCCGCAGACCTGAGACGGCGGACGCCCGGGGCTCCCGGAAATCGCGCCTAGCACCATCGACAGTGTCCGCCTGAGGCTTGAGCGGCTCGTCCTCGTCGGGCAACCGAACGGCCTGACCGGGCGTCACCTCGCGCGCTGGCGTGCCGCGAGTTCGCGGCCGAGCTGGTGGAAGCTCATTGCGGCCATCAGCACGCCTCCTCGATCGGACCTGACGGCCCCGTGCGGCCGGCTCCGGAAACCGGCCCGCAGTCGGCGGGTGACCGGGGTTCAGCTGATCAGTGCAGCTGCTTGGGCGCGGGCCTGCCGGAGCCACTCGGCGCGGGTCTCGGCGGCGGAGTCGGTCACGGTGCGGAACACCGTCCGGCGCACGTCGGTGACGCCGACATACGGCAGCACGCAGTCCGCCCAGATCCGCTCCAGTGGGTCGCCGAACTCGCTCTGCTCGCGCTCCTGCGGCGTGTCAGAAGTGTTGAGCACCAGAGCCCGCCCGGCGCGCAGCAGCCCGGTCGGTTCGCCGTCGGCCGTGCCGAGCTTGTAGGCGACACCGGGGGCCAGCACCCGCTGCACCCAGCCCACAAGCACGGCGGGAGGCATGCCCCACCAGTTGGGGTGGATCAGTACAAGCGCGTCCAGGGTGGCCACCTCGGCCCGGTGCAGCGCCAGTTGAGGGTCAGTCGACGTCTCGGCCTCGGCCACCGTGCCGGTCTCCCCGGCGGTGAGCAACGGCGCGAAACCCTCCGCGTAGAGGTCGTGGGCCCGGACCTCACAGCCGCGCCCGCGCAGTTCGTCGACCACGGCCTCGTGCAGTGCGTGGTTGAAGCTCCCCGGTCGCGGGTGCGCCAGGTAGACACCGATCCGGCTCATCATCCGTCCCCCTTCGGCTGAT from Kitasatospora azatica KCTC 9699 harbors:
- a CDS encoding hydrogenase maturation protease, which gives rise to MKLTARSVVIGVGNEYRHDDGVGWAVVARLAERAEQRPLPLGTVLRVCDGDPARLITLWEATDLAIVVDAAHAHPGHPGRVHRLDLDGRQLPTSGGPTSSHGLGLGEAVELARALDRLPRRLVVYAIEGTDSSLGTGLSAAVAAAVEPLTERIAEDLRTVPAITDRLRTTR
- a CDS encoding NAD(P)H-dependent oxidoreductase, which codes for MMSRIGVYLAHPRPGSFNHALHEAVVDELRGRGCEVRAHDLYAEGFAPLLTAGETGTVAEAETSTDPQLALHRAEVATLDALVLIHPNWWGMPPAVLVGWVQRVLAPGVAYKLGTADGEPTGLLRAGRALVLNTSDTPQEREQSEFGDPLERIWADCVLPYVGVTDVRRTVFRTVTDSAAETRAEWLRQARAQAAALIS
- a CDS encoding phosphatase PAP2 family protein, coding for MNDAVLHDLAALDGALYAAVAATETPALDRSLRLLSAAADHSKINLSVTAALMLIPGPCRRAGLVGAASVGLASFTANLVGKRLARRPRPDREASRVPVNRHVPMPTSPSFPSGHTASAFALATAVGTVLPVATAPLGLLACAVGYSRIHTGVHYPGDIVAGAVLGSSCATVVLALGRHLAPQT
- a CDS encoding universal stress protein, which produces MGERVITGFDGSDPSRAAVEWAAREASRLELPLEVLQAWPWGPSRPLGTGQAERWGREQLAAQADTIRSRFPGLEVRATHVPDDAVAVLKAASDRAAILVLGSRRLSALRGFLVGSVSQQVLGHATCPVVLVRAPSDLTDGPSSDGSAEQGLVVGLDLAHPCQEVLAFAFEIAARRGVSLTVVHAWGPPAGTEYMHFGAIGGLEDELAEPERQALEEAVMPWLERYPDLPTETALLRGHAGLTLVDAAATAELLVIGARHRRSPVGAHLGPVAHAVIHHVGCPVAVVPHH
- a CDS encoding alpha/beta fold hydrolase, which produces MHSTVRTFRTPEGITLGVEHFGDAASPLVLLAGGTTMLSWPDALCESLARGGRHVVRYDLRDCGASTTVDPEAPAYTLRDLAADAAALARGLADRPAHLAGIGVGGMVAQVAALDHPDVFSALTLAGTRPVAPGPVDDDLPDHDKAAMERRFALPMPDWSDRAAVAEFAAARAEILGDDPTTARATAERVFDRTPSTDPALQLANQMGMVFAKLDCTPRWRERLPELALPTLVLHGRHNRFFPVGNGEALAREIPGARLLVLEQAATAIPDAAAEEVAAAMLAL
- a CDS encoding 4Fe-4S dicluster domain-containing protein; translation: MADGSAVIDKDGLDALIAVLVGRGRTVVGPTVRDGAIVLAEISGGDELPYGWGVELEAGLYRLRAREDGAAFAHSAGPQSWKTFLHPPRERQWTADRGADGQLTVTQDRTPQPSYAFLGVRPCDLRAIAIQDRVLTGGTYTDPAYRGRRERAFLVAVECTEPGATCFCTSMGTGPAVGPGYDLALTEVLDAEGHRFLVRAGSEQGESVLAELPRRAADTATRTAARERVAEAADRMGRSMPLVDLQLLMRETLTAERWDDVAARCLTCGNCTMVCPTCFCTSTEDVTDLTGDHAERWRHWESCFDLDFSHLQAGPVRDSSRSRYRQWATHKLGTWFDQFGSSGCVGCGRCIVWCPVGIDITEEAHALNRERDGAP
- a CDS encoding potassium channel family protein; translated protein: MRRLSAVSGVDHLSHGLEVGDTGMNRLPELDDLPTRKRRRLVLRALLRPTLTATALVTAYYVLPLDNAFSVGTAVKLVLGLLAVAVLFAWQTRSIAQSQYPRLKAAEALAVTFPLFILLFATTYFLMAGSQSASFTEPLTRTDAVYFTVTVFSTVGFGDIAPKTEPARLTVVLQMLGNLVLVGFAAHVLIGAVNAGLDRRKRQGQLG
- a CDS encoding diacylglycerol/lipid kinase family protein; the encoded protein is MSGGTVAAAERRARVLARIALLCAAAAVVTVLLTGPHGLVVLLAGLAGLAVMAVGGWWALAHHGLPRVVGAVLAVAAPVGVIVLAVAHHVLLIVLLALALWLGGLTCARSALRAARPPKPMPTREAPAPRRPVLIMNPKSGGGKVQRFELVRRAEELGARVVLLDTSVQQDVAALARQAVAEGADLLGVAGGDGTQALVAQVAAEHGLPFLVISAGTRNHFALDLGLDRTDPSTCLDALRDGVELRVDLGRVAGRPFVNTVSFGAYAQIVQSPQYRDAKATTVLDQLPELLLGEGGPRLTVEAGEHRLDAPQALLVSNNPYAAPDPLSLGHRPRLDKGVLGVLGVRVEGPAQAAELALRRARAGGISTLTARQVTVNAAAPEIPVAVDGEALSLPTPVQCSLAARALRVRVPRDRPGADPLKQDRTRPLDWRDVVGLALPSRLGGGAQPGTRPSSAEHARTEGSNARERRRPA